AACTTGTTGAATTAGGCCCTTGAAGCAACCTGCTGCTTCCTTCCTCAATCCTCACCCAGCATCTATTCAAATCCCTTCCTTTCAGCAACCTGTCATTTGTGCACGTGCTCTGAAACCTCTCGGCAGTCCCTAACAGCATGTGGTCAAGAGCTGGGGTGGGTCCAGAGACTGGGTACAGCCAGCAATCACTGGGTGTGTACTGCCCTGAAGGCAGGGATGTGCTGAGGGACCACCGTCTCCGCCTTCTAGATTGCGCCCTCTAGTGGCAAGAGAGGAACATGAAGAGAAATGACCAAGGGAGGACgtacaggagagggagaagagaatgcccaggagctgggagagcccagagggaggcaggggtcaGACCTCCTGGcgggtggtggggttgggggaaaatGATTCAGAGTCTTTCATGTGCTGAAGCTGCCTCACCACTTGTGTACATCCCTGCCTAATTCCCATTCAGTGACTTTGTTGGTTCTTGAAATTGGCCATCGTGGCAGTGTTTAtaccacagaaatcagcaaatgctccagatcagggctttttttttttttttttttaagaatttaattatttgacagagaaagatcacaagtaggcagagaggcaggcagagagagagagagagaggaggaagcaggctttctgcagagcagagagcccgatgtgggactcgatcccaggaccctgagttcatgacctgagctgaaggcagtggcttaacccactgagccacccaggcgcccccagatcaGGGCTTTTTGACCTGGAGATCCTGTTGTCGAACTTGACCAGCACACCGCTGGAGGGCATGAGTGACAATTGACCTGACAACGGGGAGTGGGAATCATCCCAGAAGCAGCAGCTGCATaagcaaagacaaagaagagcagGTGCAGGAGAGCTGGTGCAGCCAGCAGGGCGGAATATGGCCGGAGTGTTCTGGGCAGGTGCTGCTGATGGGGAGGGAGGCGGGACTGGACTCTAGCTGGTCTTCGGGGGCATCCTGAGGAGATACATTTCTGTAAGGGCTCCAGAGGCATTTAGGGAGCTTAAGTAAAGGTCTGCTGTGGTCAAATTTCCATCTGAGGTTGGTCCTTCTGGACACTGTATGGGGGAAGAttgggggcaggaggacagaactaaagagacagagaaacactAAAAGGCAAGTGAAGACAAGGACGTCCACTGGGAAGGGATGGAGGGGTAGTGAAGAGAGACGTTCAGGAAATGTTCGGTGGATGCAAAATACAATCCTAGAGTTTGGTTGCGTGTAGTAGGCAGGAAAGAAGGTAGAGTCACTATTTCCTGCTCAGATGATGGGTGGATGCTGGGGACAGGACTGAAGTAGAAAACACTGACTGGGTTGCTGGTTTTAGGAGACAAGATGAATTCATTCTAGTGCACAGTGTGTTCATGAGTGGAGACTCACTGACTAAACGTCTGAGTGGCTGGAGGCCTGGGGTTGCTggcccttctctgcctctctggatACAATTGCCACTGTACCCCACTAAGAGATGACCAGCAGCCCCCTGAAATGCAAAGTCAGAGTATCTATGGGATTTCCCCCTTTACCTCTGGGGTGCTAGGGTCCCACTTACTCTATGGTGAGGACTCTCAGACAAAGTGGATCCCAAGGATAGAAAGACCCCAGAGAACAGTGACCCAGAGGAGGTCCACAGGGGTGTGGATGGTCAAGGGCCAGGAGCTAGGGGCAAACAAGCCTGAAAGAAGAGCTGACTCCAGAGCAGAGGGATTCTAGGCAGTTGCTTGGATCATTCACAAAAAATACCCTCCTCCTCTTAGATTCCTTCCAAAGAATAACTAGGTTCCAATTCTAGGAAACGTCTAGATGGACCAGTGCTTCTCAGACattagcatgcatcagaatcatccAGAGGACTTGCTAATACAGAGATTAGAcaaacatgtacacacacacacacacacacacacacacacacacacacacacacggatagaGGTGGACCCACCACCAGACTGATTCTGTAGGACAAGGGAGGTGCTCAGGGATCTGCATTATTTACAAGTTCCCACGTGATGCTAAAGCTGCCTGTAGTCATACTTGAGGAGCACTGAGCTAGAGTTCTTACAAACCCTGTGTGTGGGATCTCAGGGCACTGAGATTAGAAGTATTGCTGAAAAtgtctgtctttatttcttctctctgcctacagAAGCCCTAGTCAGACCAGCCAGGGAATATTTAGGTTTTAATTGGCCAAAACAAAGCTTTATGTGCCAGAAACATCCTTATTCCATGTGTTTGGGTGTGTGTAAATGTGAGTTTGCCAAAGATGAGTGGAGCTGACTGAAGGGGTACTCTGAACCCCAGCAACTCCCGTATTTTGTAGAGAGGTATCTGTTTATTGTGGCTTCCTGGGGACAAATGTGGACATAACATCCCATGGAATTCACAAGGTCTGTGACCAGATCCCTGGTCAAAACTTTTTAACCTTGCTTAAAAACGCTTTGAGAGTCTTTCAGGAATCATTCTAGCACATTCTCTGTGAGAAAAGAACCACCACCATTTTGAGATAAAACCAGGACTGGAATCAGGTGTTATAAGGTTAGGGAAACATAACTTCCttgaagagggaaaagggaagaggcaggagggtgAAGTTGTCTCCATGGTAGGTGAGAGGGTCAAGGCCTTGTTTCTTCATGGAAAGGAGACTACTCACACAGCAAGCACTCAGTGGAGACACAAGGGTATAATTTCCGAAGTCTGAATGCTGGACTATCTCAATAATACTTGCCTGATTCATTGCTTCGTTCCAGCAAGCCTCACTTACTGGGTATGCCCACGTTCTCCTGCCCCTCAAATTGTTTCCATGCTTTGTACCATGAAGCACTCAGACCACAGGACTCACCTGACTAGACCAGTGGACTCCTGTTCTAGGGGCAGTTAACCTGTGAGCTCTCTGGCAGCCTATACTAGATGTTGACTAACCAAACCCTTTAGATCTGTCTCTCAGGAGCTTGAACTCAAACACCAGGACATAGTCAGCAgctgatggaaggaaggaagaagaggaaggagaaaccaCAGTAAATAGTCAGTTGGGCTTAAAAACCCAGAGCCATGGTAAGCTGAAGTcgagtgagagggaaaagagaaggggcCGATTAGGAGTAGGGCCAGAGTGGTTGAGTCTTCTGTGTGGTAGAGTCCTAGAGGCAGGAGACCCAGAGCTCTGCCTTAGGGGGGGCCAGGTCAGATTGACACTGCAGTGCCTGTCTAATGACAAGGCCCACCTGCATGAGCCCTATAACAACCCCTTGGCCTGAGAAAACCAAGAGTGAGGGAGGGACAGGCTCCCAGAAGCCCAAGATGTTAGACACCATGAATCCCAGGCTGGAGCCCAGTGATGGAGGGTCCCTCCACTGCTCATATACAGGTATCCCTCAGATTTACCTCAAGGGATCTTGAGGAGCATTAGGTGAGACAAGATCTAGGAAACAGTTACAAATTAATGGCAACTCTTATTAATATCAACATTTCACCATCATCTCAAATATAACAAATCCAATAGGCCATAAACTCCTCACAGAATCTGTTTTTCAGTCCTATCTTTATTACTAGTAATTAATGAGCGGGGCACACAAGATGTGTGAAAATTCAGATGACTGAAATATCAGAAATGGTGCTGCCGCTATCCCGACCAGCCCAGACAGGCTCTCCTCCACGTCACCAGCTGCTTCCCAGCATCTGCGATTTTAGCCACTGTCGACTCCTGTCTTGCCTGCATCCCTCCCAGACTAACCTCTAAATCCTATCAGTTTTTCCTCCTGCATGTCTCCCGGTGCCCTCTTGCCCCTGTCCCTGCTATTTTTGTCCTGGGCGAGTTTTGCATAGTCCTCCCGAGCACAGCCTCCTGGATAGCTTTGTGGCTTTCTCAGTCATGCCTGCTCTCTAGATATTTCTGCTCTGCTGGCTTCTCTGAAGACAAAGACCCATTCCTGGTCATCATGTCCCCCATCTCTACTCTTTGGTACTTGGCACAAGGCTTGGTACATATGACATGTTCACGGCAGTTGTTCAGAATGGTGGGCAGGTTGGTGAGAGGGACcggggtgggttgggggaaagaggaagagagagagagagagagagagagagagagagagagagggaaggggagagagaaagagaatgaacacTGGGTcagagtggaggggaggaggtgcctggatggcaggGAATCTGCCTGGCTCAAAGTTCCCTGGGAATATTTGAATCACTGAGACCCAGCTCTTCTTCCTTCCAGGCTCTCCGAGGGCAATGACAGAGCCATCTTGGGCCTATTTTTTGTGATCTAAACCCAGTGGAACTCTGATTACCTGACCAGAGGATGTTCTAAGCTGAGATTTCCTTGGATTGAGAGGGGGGCGTTGGGTAGATTTCACAATAATGCCTAATTGGGTCTACGAGAATGAAGTCTAAATTCTGAGCCTCTCACCAAACTTTAAATTGCTTCTGGGATAAGGCCTGGCCCCAAAGCAACCCAGCCTTAATTCCCGAGAGAGCCATCATGGGGCCCTCTGGAGAAAGTGTGGAGCGCAAGGAAGAGGGTGCTGGGTCCAACAGCCAGGCATGGCTTGCCAGCCCACACAGGGTACAGTCTCCTTTGGGCTGAGGCTCCTGGCTGAGTCTCAACCTTGAGAGTCAGCCTTTGTCTCCTTGTCTCACTGAGCCTCAAGGTCAGGCAAAGGCACCGTGAGTAGCTGTAGCTTCTATGGACTGTGACTTGTGGCTGCACTTTGGTCCCTTCTATACCTGGGGTCATTTAGAGACACCTGGAAGTCAGACAGTAGGTGACAATGTGCCCATGTTAAGAATGTGTATCCATATGTTGCTGGAGCAGCTCTGAGAGATAAGGTCTGTAAGGCCTGGTCATGGCTTGGTAGCACCCAGATGGGCAGGTGACACCAGAGAGAGTCATTTCCCTTTGCTGGCAGCCTCTCCACTCCAGGGGCCTCCCTTCCTGTGAGCCACAGACCCAGCCTAGACGTCATTCCATGCTGGGTGATTGCCAGGTGATGTCTATGGCCAGCTCTTTATTGTGCAGAGTGGTGGTGAGTGTCTGCAGGGAGGACTGGACTGGGGAGAAGACAACTATTTCCAAAGCTCTGAAGGCTGCAGCTGTGGCCAGGGAACAGGTCTTTTTGCATGAGCCCAGAGGAGTCTTAGGGcaagtggaggaagggagaagtgaGTAAAAGGGCAGATATCAACAGCCCAGCATCCTGTTGTATGAATGTTGAAGCAGGGGCAGAGAAATCACTTCCTGAAGAGAGGATCATTGTAACAGGTGGGTAAGAGAAGGGAACTGGACTGGTTTAATATCTGGAAAGTCTGCCAAGTCTCAAATTCTGTACTCCCTGGTACTAGCAGAGCCTTTCTCTAAACACAATTCTCTATCCCTTAATTCCATATATCTCAAGAGAAGCTCTTTTGAGCATTGTATCATTACCAATTAGGAAAAACGCACCCCTTCTTCGGGGCCACGTGTAATTCACAAACCTGTCTCTAGGCCTCCGTTTCTCTACCTTTAAACTAAGAGGTCAGTGATCCTCCAGACTGGTGTGGATCCAATGTACATGAggagcatttctttaaaaagcaagcaaacaaaaaactaagctCTGAGATCATCTCCAAATGTAGGACTCAGCAGCCTGTTTTTAACTGGCAGTCATGCTGTTTTGGGTCCCCTGCTACAGGCCCTGATGACATCTGGTGTTCCTAATCTCTTTGGCAGTAAAATCGTGATGATCTACACTGTGGCTTGGATGTTTTAGGCAGCTGTGTAGAAGTACCTGTGACAATGTCTGCAAAGCATCTATGTGCCACTGGAAGACGTGTGACTCAAGCCCCACTCAACTGACTCTAAGGGTGAGAATTATGAATGGGCTCTGACCATCaggtaagatttcattccttgGGCCCAAGTTCCAGAGAAGCAGAGGTGCGTTAAGATCAGATGAAGTGATTTACACTAACTACATTCATAAAATACTGAAGTGTAAACCAGATACTGTGTAAGAAAACTATTAAAGTAACCTTATGTTTTCAAGCCAGTATATTCTCTTCCTATAAGACTGTGTTGGaagtccactttttaaaaattttatttatttatttgacagacagatatcacaagtaggcagagaggcaggcagaaagagagaggaagggaagcaggctccctgctgagcagatgagcagagagcctgatgtggggctcgatcccaggaccctgagaccatgacctaagccgaaggcagaggcttaacccactgggccacccaggcgcccctggaagtcCACTTATAATAGAAACTTGCTGGGCAAGGAGAGAACTAGATCCACAGGAATGGGCCACATGACATCAATGGCTGGTGTCACTGAGCTGAGCTAGTCTGAGGTCCCAATTATATGACAGAGACAGAGTTACTCAGAGGCTCCTGCTTTTTTGTAAAGTGTTGAAGACACACAGCATATGCAGACATGTAATTTTTGCTTGAGGTATATTAATGTCATTGACTagacaaaaatgtcttttattttattaagcttCTCTGGATTTCCACATTCTGCATTTCATGCTTTTGACTGATACACAGCCTAACTTTAGATAACTTGGTCTTTTAGCTGAATCCCAcaagttaaatttatttacaattttaggGACCTCATATTGTGATCCCCAtgtagtatatcttttttttttaagattttatttatttatttgacagacaaagatcacaagtaggcagagaggcaggcagagagagaggggaagcaggctccctgccgagcagagagcccgatgcagggcttgatcccaggatcctgagaccatgacccaagctgaaggcagaggctttaacccattaagccacccaggcacccctgtgatcCCCATGTAGTGACTCAAGCAAGCCATCAGAAAACCAACACATATTTCTGCCTTCAGTACTTTCAGGGATACAGGAGAGTATTTGAAATGGAAGCATCCAACCAGTCTGCTGTGACAGAATTTGTTTTGCTTGGCCTCTCTGCCCATCCAAAACTAGAGAAAACGTTCTTTGTGCTCATCCTGTCCATGTACCTGGTGATCCTGCTGGGCAATGGGGTCCTCATCCTGGTGACCGTCTTTGACTCCCGCCtgcacacacccatgtacttcttcctggggAACCTCTCCTTCCTGGACATCTGCTACACGACCTCCTCAGTCCCTCTAGTCCTGGACGGCTTCCTCACTCCCAGGAAAACCATCTCCTTCTCAGCCTGCACTGGGCAGATGTTTCTCTCCTTTGCCATGGGGGCCACAGAGTGTGTGCTTCTGGGTATGATGGCATTtgatcgctatgtggccatctgtaacccCCTCAGGTACCCCGTGGTCATGAGGAAGGCCACCTATGTGCCCATGGCGgccagctcctgggtggctggtgGAGTCAATTCCTTGGTGCAGATCTCCCTTGCAGTACAATTGCCCTTCTGTGGGGACAATGTCATCAACCACTTCATCTGTGAGATCCTGGCTGTCCTGAAGTTGGCCTGTGCTGACATCTCCATCAATGTGATCAGTATGGCAGTGGCCAATGTGATCTTCCTGGGGGTCCCAGTTCTGTTCATCTTTGTCTCCTACATCTTCATTCTCACCACCATCCTAAAGATTCCCTCagctgaggggaggagaaaggcctTCTCTACCTGCTCTGCCCACCTCACTGTGGTGGTCATCTTCTATGGGACTATTCTTTTCATGTATGCGAAGCCCAAATCTAAGGACCCCCTGGGGGCAGACAAGCAGGATGTTTCAGACAAGCTCATCTCCCTCTTCTATGGGCTTCTGACCCCCATGCTCAACCCCATCATCTACAGTCTGAGGAACAAGGACGTTAAGACCGCTGTGAGGAACCTGGTGGCTCAGAAGCACATCACCCAGTGATGGTGGGATACGTTGTGACCCACACACTCTGATCACTTGAGAAATTCAGTGCAAATTAATACTAGGTGAGGGGCAACGGGAGTTCAGAGCCATGCTGCTTACagtgtggtccatggaccagcagTGTCAGTATCAGCTGGAGATTTTTAGACAAGCATATTCCAGACCTACAGTTAACAAGATCCCTCCAGGGACTCATATGCACATTAACCTTGAGAAGTATTGGTTACAGGTGTGTAGTGGATGCTGGAAGTGGTGTATCACCCCAAAACTACCCCTACCCCACCTAGGGCTGAAGCTCCTCTTACCTCAGCTGTTGGGAGTGTTGGTAGCTGACTGCATGCAGTTGGGAGTTCCTGCGCTGGTTCGCCCTTGGCCCTTGAGAGTTATGGGCAGTTCAAGTTGGCCCTCTGAGCTCACTCCTGCTTCTTTCATCTTCACCCCATAGGTGTTGATCTTAAGAGCTCTCTCCTGCGTGAAAGTCTCCCCATCAGGGTCAGCTTTTTGGGAAAGCTTACCTGCGACAAAGAATAA
The DNA window shown above is from Mustela erminea isolate mMusErm1 chromosome 12, mMusErm1.Pri, whole genome shotgun sequence and carries:
- the LOC116570717 gene encoding olfactory receptor 13C7-like, with protein sequence MEASNQSAVTEFVLLGLSAHPKLEKTFFVLILSMYLVILLGNGVLILVTVFDSRLHTPMYFFLGNLSFLDICYTTSSVPLVLDGFLTPRKTISFSACTGQMFLSFAMGATECVLLGMMAFDRYVAICNPLRYPVVMRKATYVPMAASSWVAGGVNSLVQISLAVQLPFCGDNVINHFICEILAVLKLACADISINVISMAVANVIFLGVPVLFIFVSYIFILTTILKIPSAEGRRKAFSTCSAHLTVVVIFYGTILFMYAKPKSKDPLGADKQDVSDKLISLFYGLLTPMLNPIIYSLRNKDVKTAVRNLVAQKHITQ